In Rhodanobacteraceae bacterium, the DNA window ATGGTGCGCCCGATCACGCGCGAGGTGGCCGAGGATCCCACCGCCACTGCTTCCAGCGCCTCGGTGGTGCCGCCGCGCAGCGAATGCACCCGCACCAGATTGCCCTGGCGCACGAAGGACAGCAGCGCGCCGAGGGTGATCTGCTGCGGCGAGACCGCGGTGTCGATCATCCCGCTCTCGACCAGTTCCGCGTAGGCGGGGCGGTTGATCAGCGAGATCACGCGGTGCGCGCCGAGCTTCTTCGCCAGCATTGCCGAGAGGATGTTGGCCTCATCATCGTTGGTCAGCGCGCAGAACACATCGGTCTGGTCGATGTTCTCCTCGCGCAGCAAATCCTCGTCGGCGCAGTCGCCGGTGAGCACGATGGCGTTTTCCAGCGACTCGGCGATCTGGCGCGAGCGCTCGCGCCCGCGCTCGATCACCTTGACGCTGTAGCGGCTCTCCAACTGGCGCGCGAGGTCCAGGCCGATGTTGCCGCCGCCCGCCAGGATGATCCGGCGCGCCGGGCGCTCGATGCGGTGGAACTCGGCCATCATCGCGCGGATGGATTTCTTGTCGGCCAGGAAGAAGACCTCGTCGCCCAGCTCGATCACGGTGTCGCCGTCCACCGCGATGGCGCGCTTGTGGCGGAACACCGCGGCGATGCGCACCGGGCTGCCGGCCGGCAGGTGCATTGCGAGATCGCGCACCTGGTGGCCCACCAGCGCGCCGTCCTGGTCCGCGCGCATCGCCGCCAACTGGGCGCGACCATTGGCGAAATCCAGCACCTGCAGCGAGCCGGGGTACTCGATCAGCCGCTCGATGTAATCGCAGACGCGCTGGCTGGGACTGATCAGGTGGTCGATCGCCACCGAGCCGCTGGCGAACAGCTCGGGGTGCCGCAGGTATTCGAGCGAGCGCACCCGCGCGATCTTCATCGGCGTGCGGTAGAGCGTCGCCGCAACCTTGCAGGCCATCATGTTGACCTCATCGGAGGAGGTCACCGCGACCAGCACATCGGCATCCTCGATCCCCGCGCGCGCCAGCACCGAGGGGTGCGCGGCAAAGCCCGAGACCACCCTGAGGTCGATCTTCTCCGACAGTTCGCGCAGCTTCTCGGTGTCGGTATCGACCACCGTGATGTCGTTGTTCTCGCGCGCCAGCGCCGCGGCGACCGAGGTGCCGACCTGGCCCGCGCCGAGGATGAGGATGTTCATGTGCCGCTCCGCGACGACGAGGGCACGAGGGCACGAGGGCACGAGGGCACGAAAAGGCGCAAAGCAGCGTACGCGCTGACCCACGCGGAGCCCGAGGAGGGCGACCTCGCGACGTCACTGCCTTCACGTGCCCTCGTGCCCTCGTGCCCTCGTGCCCTCGCGAATGGCCGCCGTGCCCTCGCAGTGCTAATCCCCATCCTTCAACTCCACGCCCAGCGCCCGCAGCTTGCGGTACAAATGGGTGCGCTCCAGGCCGACCGCCTTGGCCAGCTTGCCGACGCTGCCGCCGGCGAGCTTGAGCTGGTGCACCAGGTATTCGCGTTCGAACTGCTCGCGCGCCTCGCGCAGGGGCAGGCCGAGGTCGATGGCCAGGCCGCTGTCGCCGCGCGGGCGCTCGCCGCGCTGCGGGCCGAGCGCGACTTCCACTTCGGCCTGGTCGACCTCGTCGCCTTGGCCGAGGATGAGCAATCGCTGCACCAAATTCGAGAGCTCGCGCACATTGCCGGGCCAGGGGTACTGGCGCAGGCGGTTCTGCGCGGCGACGGTGAAGCGGCGGTAGGGCAACTGGTCGCGGTCGGCGAAGGTCTCGGCCAGCATGCGCACCAGTTCCGGGATGTCCTCCGGGCGCTCGCGCAGCGGGGTCACGCGCATCGGCAGCACGCGCAACTGGTACAGCAGCGCCTCCTGGAAGCGGCCTTCGGCCACCTCGCGCGCGAGGTCCTTGCTGCTGCCGGAGACGATGCGCGCCTGCAATGGCACCTGGTCCTGGCCGCCGACGCGGGTGAACTGGCGCTCGGCCAGCGCCGCCGCCAGGCGCGTCTGCAGCTCGCTGCCGAGCGCGGCGATCTCGTCGAGGTAGAGCGTGCCGCCCTGCGCCTGCTCGATCAGGCCGTAGCGCAGCTCGCCGCCTTCTTCGACGCCGAACAGATCGCGCGCGGCATCCGGCTTCATCAATGCGCCGCCACTGACCACCACGAAGGGGCGGTCGCGGCGGGTGGAGCGCTCGTGCAGGAAGCGCGCGAGCACCTGCTTGCCGGTGCCGGGCTCGCCCTCGAACAGCACGCAAGCCTCAGTCTGCGCCGCGCGTTCGATCTGGCTGCGCAGATCCTGCATCGCGCGGCTCTGGCCGATCGGCTCCTG includes these proteins:
- a CDS encoding sigma-54-dependent Fis family transcriptional regulator encodes the protein MAASHILVVDDEPDIRSLVQDILADEGYQVESAAGASAARAALRTRRPDLVLLDVWMPDTDGISLLREWSQGGRPPMPVVMMSGHGTIETAVEATRLGAYDFIEKPISLAKLLLTVERALEATRLQQENEGLRRRLPELQEPIGQSRAMQDLRSQIERAAQTEACVLFEGEPGTGKQVLARFLHERSTRRDRPFVVVSGGALMKPDAARDLFGVEEGGELRYGLIEQAQGGTLYLDEIAALGSELQTRLAAALAERQFTRVGGQDQVPLQARIVSGSSKDLAREVAEGRFQEALLYQLRVLPMRVTPLRERPEDIPELVRMLAETFADRDQLPYRRFTVAAQNRLRQYPWPGNVRELSNLVQRLLILGQGDEVDQAEVEVALGPQRGERPRGDSGLAIDLGLPLREAREQFEREYLVHQLKLAGGSVGKLAKAVGLERTHLYRKLRALGVELKDGD
- the trkA gene encoding Trk system potassium transporter TrkA yields the protein MNILILGAGQVGTSVAAALARENNDITVVDTDTEKLRELSEKIDLRVVSGFAAHPSVLARAGIEDADVLVAVTSSDEVNMMACKVAATLYRTPMKIARVRSLEYLRHPELFASGSVAIDHLISPSQRVCDYIERLIEYPGSLQVLDFANGRAQLAAMRADQDGALVGHQVRDLAMHLPAGSPVRIAAVFRHKRAIAVDGDTVIELGDEVFFLADKKSIRAMMAEFHRIERPARRIILAGGGNIGLDLARQLESRYSVKVIERGRERSRQIAESLENAIVLTGDCADEDLLREENIDQTDVFCALTNDDEANILSAMLAKKLGAHRVISLINRPAYAELVESGMIDTAVSPQQITLGALLSFVRQGNLVRVHSLRGGTTEALEAVAVGSSATSRVIGRTIEQIPLPKGAVIAGIVRGDRVLAAHHDTIIETDDHVILFVTDKRSVRQVELLFRAGALSV